One genomic segment of Pedobacter endophyticus includes these proteins:
- a CDS encoding SusC/RagA family TonB-linked outer membrane protein, producing the protein MKVFYLLKQGLLMLLVFSALIVKAQTGSISGKVLDETGQPLPGASVIVKGTTRTTSTDANGVFKLSGLSNGSVTVAASFIGYQTLEKTVNVAANTTADFQLVPDAQNLNEVVVIGYGTAERKNLTGSIATVNSKDFQKGTITTPEQLIQGKVAGVNIISGGGSPGGGSTIRIRGGASLNASNDPLIVVDGVPFSGNAIGNAPSPLSLINPNDIETFTVLKDANATAIYGSRASNGVILITTKKGTSGAPQINFNTNNSIATVAKKVDLLSADEVRAFVNANGNAAQKALLGTANTDWQDEIYQNAFSTDNNLSIAGSFKGVPYRVSAGYLDQEGVVITSKLKRATGAISISPKLFTDHLKIELNLKGALTDSQYPNDGAIGSAIQFDPTQPVYATNKFGNYFEWITSAGVPNPNAPRNPVALIRQQDNHGNAARSFGNAKFDYSFHFLPELHAVVNVGYDYSKGYGRTIVPIYAAQSFSTEGSFTRRLNTEINKFSEAYLTYAKTIGKSRFDVTGGYGYYDDAVTNYNFASYRGTGVLQTTPVFPFSVDQNKLLSYYGRFNYTFADKYILSGTMRADASSKFAEDNRWGYFPSVGFTWRIIDENFLKDSKVLSDLKLRLTYGETGNKDGIGNYDYLSKYYANSNQGQYQVGDTFYNYYSPAGYDPDLRWETTTTYNAGLDYGFMQGRIYGSVDVYYKKTKDLLSKVTIPVGTNFSNELTTNVGNMEVRGAEVSLNYVAVKTENTTWDIGVNAAYNKRKVTNLTLNPNSGFKIDAGDITGGTGIHLKYNAVNQLPGSFFVYKQVYNANGKPLEGVYEDLNGDGSVNAADQYFYKSPDPVVTLGFNTSFTYKRWTASTVLRANIGNYIYDNISSNFGIRNNVLSTQGILNNSTTDLYNTNFSGGSGVQYLSDYFIRNASFLKMDNAGLSYNVGKLSKNGNMSMRISANCQNVFVVSKYKGIDPESVSGIDYNLYPRPRTYTLGLNVGF; encoded by the coding sequence ATGAAAGTATTTTACCTGTTAAAACAGGGGCTTTTGATGCTGTTGGTTTTCTCAGCATTAATCGTAAAAGCACAAACCGGATCTATATCTGGAAAGGTGCTTGATGAAACTGGCCAACCTTTGCCAGGTGCTTCGGTAATTGTAAAAGGTACAACAAGAACTACATCGACAGATGCAAATGGTGTTTTCAAATTGTCGGGCCTTTCTAATGGGTCGGTAACGGTTGCTGCCAGCTTTATCGGTTACCAAACACTCGAAAAAACAGTTAATGTTGCGGCAAATACCACTGCCGATTTTCAGTTGGTTCCGGATGCGCAGAATCTTAACGAGGTTGTGGTAATTGGTTACGGTACCGCAGAGCGGAAGAACCTTACCGGTTCAATCGCTACCGTAAATTCAAAAGATTTCCAAAAAGGAACAATTACTACACCTGAACAATTAATTCAGGGTAAGGTTGCCGGTGTAAACATTATCTCGGGCGGCGGTTCGCCAGGTGGTGGTAGTACCATTCGTATTCGTGGTGGTGCATCGCTTAACGCCAGTAACGACCCTTTAATTGTGGTAGATGGAGTTCCCTTTAGCGGCAACGCCATTGGCAATGCGCCAAGCCCGCTTTCGTTAATCAATCCTAACGATATTGAAACGTTTACCGTTTTAAAAGATGCAAACGCGACTGCAATTTATGGTTCGCGTGCATCAAATGGGGTAATCTTAATTACGACCAAAAAAGGAACGTCGGGCGCTCCTCAAATCAACTTCAACACAAACAACTCCATTGCAACAGTTGCAAAAAAAGTAGATTTATTATCTGCCGATGAAGTTCGTGCCTTTGTTAACGCAAACGGTAATGCTGCGCAAAAAGCGCTTTTAGGTACGGCAAATACCGATTGGCAAGATGAGATTTATCAAAACGCTTTTTCTACAGATAACAATTTGAGCATTGCAGGTTCATTTAAGGGCGTGCCTTACCGCGTATCAGCAGGTTACTTAGATCAGGAAGGCGTGGTAATTACCAGCAAATTGAAAAGAGCAACCGGGGCAATTTCAATATCACCGAAATTATTCACCGATCACTTAAAAATCGAGTTGAACTTAAAAGGTGCTTTAACCGATTCTCAGTATCCGAATGATGGTGCAATTGGTTCGGCCATTCAGTTCGATCCAACCCAACCCGTTTATGCAACCAACAAGTTTGGCAACTACTTCGAGTGGATTACCAGTGCAGGCGTTCCAAACCCAAATGCACCGCGTAACCCGGTTGCCTTAATCAGACAACAAGATAATCATGGTAATGCGGCAAGAAGTTTCGGTAACGCAAAGTTCGATTATTCGTTCCATTTCTTACCAGAGTTACATGCAGTGGTTAATGTGGGTTACGATTACTCGAAAGGCTACGGACGTACCATAGTGCCAATTTATGCGGCGCAAAGCTTCTCTACCGAAGGATCGTTTACAAGAAGGTTAAATACAGAGATCAACAAATTCTCGGAAGCTTACTTAACCTATGCCAAAACAATTGGCAAAAGTAGATTTGATGTAACGGGTGGTTATGGTTATTACGATGATGCCGTTACCAATTATAATTTCGCCAGCTACAGAGGTACAGGCGTTTTGCAAACTACACCTGTTTTCCCTTTTTCTGTTGACCAAAACAAGTTACTTTCTTACTACGGCCGTTTCAACTACACGTTTGCTGATAAATATATTTTATCAGGAACGATGCGTGCGGATGCTTCCTCTAAATTCGCTGAAGACAATCGCTGGGGTTATTTCCCGTCAGTTGGTTTTACCTGGAGAATTATCGATGAGAATTTCTTAAAGGATAGCAAGGTGCTTTCTGATTTGAAATTGAGGTTAACTTATGGCGAAACCGGTAATAAAGATGGAATTGGTAACTACGATTATCTATCTAAGTACTACGCGAATAGCAATCAAGGACAGTACCAGGTTGGCGATACTTTTTATAACTACTATAGCCCTGCAGGTTACGACCCTGATTTAAGATGGGAAACCACAACAACTTATAACGCTGGTTTAGATTACGGTTTTATGCAAGGCAGAATTTATGGTAGCGTTGATGTTTACTATAAAAAAACCAAAGATTTGTTAAGCAAGGTTACCATTCCGGTAGGAACAAACTTTAGCAATGAGCTAACAACCAACGTTGGTAACATGGAAGTTAGAGGTGCTGAGGTAAGCTTAAACTATGTAGCAGTTAAAACCGAAAATACCACATGGGATATTGGTGTTAACGCGGCTTACAACAAAAGAAAGGTTACCAACCTGACATTAAACCCAAATTCGGGCTTCAAAATCGATGCGGGTGATATTACGGGCGGTACAGGTATTCATTTAAAATACAATGCAGTAAACCAGTTGCCAGGCTCATTCTTTGTTTATAAACAAGTTTACAATGCCAATGGAAAACCATTAGAGGGAGTTTACGAAGATTTAAATGGCGATGGTTCTGTTAATGCTGCCGATCAGTATTTTTATAAATCGCCAGATCCGGTTGTTACCTTAGGGTTTAATACCTCGTTTACTTACAAAAGATGGACTGCGAGCACTGTTTTAAGAGCTAATATTGGTAACTATATTTACGATAATATTTCTTCAAACTTCGGTATCAGAAACAACGTTTTAAGTACACAAGGCATTTTGAACAACTCTAC